In the genome of Juglans microcarpa x Juglans regia isolate MS1-56 chromosome 6S, Jm3101_v1.0, whole genome shotgun sequence, the window gccaaggtggccaaaatttgtgggccttaaacaagtgggcttcattaagggtttaaagagggtttggttaggatttgagatgctatcaagctcaaattcaacttttattgacttaatcaaaatttcaaggtttgaagggttggataatgatgtcataatttgaatttgagaaatttatagAATGTGGacgtgatttaatcaagtgattaaacacaatactagaaatcaGATCAAATAGGGTTTCGAGGCCAACATTAGGGTTTGgagaaaccgtttagggtttcagtttcaaccaagattttgggatttcaattggattctaagTATTTACGGTTTCAATAGGGTTGAAAGcttctttggtttggcacaatttggatggttggatggaatagggttttgcttaggcatgatctcacaaattgatttccttcacaaaccATCACATgattcctcttggtgccaagtttCTAATACTATTctccaagtgtggctaagatctttccatgtgtccaaataaaatttctctagcctaatttggacattccacactgtaatTTTGAAGACACTGCACTAGGTACTACTATTGAGGTTAGTATTCACTTTGGGAAAGTGAACATTAAACTTAGcactgaaaaatattaaatatacatACTAAACTAGATGTGCAATTCGTTTATCGAAATTCAACACCGAAGTGCcttgaaataaacaaaacgcGTTTTTGAACAAGTGTTTcgtttgaaaattgaaaatgagattattatgccataaaatcctaaataataaactgagtctaatggcgcaaACCATATCACaatctgacacttctaactatctcaaataaaaaaaatcgagcttctggcaccatagtgagtggcaACACTAGCTTTGCTGATAGACCAAAACCTATGCGAATGGTCGATTCGTGAACGAGGTTTCTAAAACCTATAGAAATTGTACCATTGAGTTTCTAGCGGCCTGTTACATGTGGGCCtcttgtaacgcccgtccttgtggtgggtctttttataaaatattttgagaaagacgacgggaattaccgtccgatttaaaactttttgcttctttccagggtgcaagactctacatttataaaataaaaatgtgcttttgtaATAAAAGAGCTTTACAgctgaaaacatcaattttaataataaaatgcctctcttacatttgaacctcgtgcctagacttccgtgctcttccccatgggccgtgtccatcccgacgcgtacttcatttcatTCCTTGTGGGGggaagggacatgcataaaaactaaaatgagtcaaagactcgtaaggattacttcatgcagttaaaatataacaacgtaggttttcattcatgcattcatcattcgtacatactatacatacatgcgtgtgtgcatacgtgcgttcatttgaaaacatcactggacggggttttcctttcttttcgtaaaacatttcaCCCGTCAATatgcaagagtgcagtgccttcatttcttaaagtgcattcgtgcacgcgtacatacgtacatacatacattcttttttatcactttcataggccggtacacactgttatgccccgtgtgttagggttagcggccctttgacctggatcccgccgtggccacaggttaggaatcccttttcatagggggcagcactgggtgtactaccaatactacttacccggcattgcaatctgcccattcattagtaccctttcattcattcatgtggccgttacgtatcttcatacatttcatgctttcattcattctttcattcattcattcatgctagctctaaagagctggagctttcattctgttctttctttcatttaacatgagaaaacatttcttttcatgagaaaacatcatttcgtgagcatgggctcgaacgtcctctttcattacgtccatgagcatcacctcgcggcattcacaaaagtgtcagttcgcaccgtccataaaaaataaagcacaggctcaaacttcgcctttcgcggcatccgtaagcatcaccttgaacgttgGCCTTCGCAGcgtccatgagcatcacctcgtggcgctCGCGACAGCGTCGATCTGTTGGATCCATGAAGGCGTCGGTTCAAGCCCATCTTtagtgcatttacatcagttcattttctttgaaaatacatacaatagatacatcttatagtcatccattcgcatgcgtacaattaataactttgggtgcgtaaaaaggggctttcatggaggggccatacatacatatacattcgAAAGCAtaacatcttctttcgtaaacattttcttaaagagaagagcttttccttttcgtttcgtaatttctaaagaactccagaagggcatgaacgtaatacttaacTGGagtccatgctactttcataccatgcagtccattcatgcgcgtgtcagctagcaacctacatgcatacatcatcttaacgtcattctctatctaatgcataagcaactgaactagaaatagaactacactatacttgaaacactctccttctatcatgtgcacttacgtgcccttcactatgttaaaaccttcgggcaccacttacggtcaccacatcttccaactcaacgtcttgcctcgagcgctcattcactaaagtaaacccatgattcaccctaggattaagacactaagacctcagtcttattctccttattgaactcatcttgatgcatgactcagaccaactaagtcacgcatcccaatcctagacaatacaccattcactacctccatacatcttagcccatactaatcctcattcccatccatacaagccacacggctctgaGCCAACtatgaggcttaagcactgtgtaactgtgctcaggacagattacccattagatatggtgaatccgtccggcacatgtgtctatccagattacacatgtaccttacccctttatcacctaaaatcaacatataacatgttgatcatctgctcgtagggatgagggccatattctgataccaacattctcttaactcggctagcatgactcttcatgctatccgtcccttcttacagttcatcccaacacttaacgtGACAaaactccgttcacaactacgccttgcgtcacgtcacatagctcgagactactctcaagctacaccgtcaccttgtcacgtcacctgatatcctgttacgtcacttctataCCAACTTCTAACTcgtcacgagtacggttcctcacataCTCCCATAacatcatgacatctcgtcacgttcccgttacgccattccaaagctaactccttatctatcgtaagcacgactgtcagtaaccatgtcacttcatgacgTTGCCCAATTATGCTTATGctacgcactcttacacttattctgctactacacccatacttctagccataagtccatcacagtgacacttgtcacctcagactacagactgcaccataactacttcgggacactgttccacagttcccgacactactcatctcGTTCTAcacccatcaactgcacaaccatccttatctctacgacacgACACATGGAGtatcgctgcctcgtggagtacactccacatatactccctttccacacgctacaacctatcatcaatatggcatacccgccatacgatgcatcactccaccacatggagtacactccgcgtatactccatacacgttacgccacattaccattacggcatacccacCGTATGGTACATCGCTCCActacatagagtacactctgcGTACACTCCATACACATTACTCCACATCACCATCATGGCATACCCGCAGTATGGTGCAATGCTCCATCCTCCCGTTACACACatcacgccatacagagtatactcagcgtgtactcttcgcattccacaatacgccaggagaatatattctacatatactctcattatcccacactacgctatacacaaagtacactcaacgtgcactattcccactccacatgccacgtcaccaatacagcacatactccacaaccacattACACGgcacaaccacgccataatTACAGCACAAACTCCACAACCGCATTACACGGCACAACCATGCCATAATTACAGCACAAATTCCACAATCATACATCAccgcacacttcacaacacagaatgcctaacacttcacagcgcactacacaatatgcccaacactttacatacacggcacatcacatcaccacactacatagatatgcccaacacttcacagtgcactacacagcgcatctccatactacacagtcattcatctaatactaacagcacaatctacaacctagtccactaatcaatatctaacataaataacgagagatagaggattataccatcgacgggataacccgtgcgttgctcgctaaTCGTCATAGTCGATGACgtcggagaggtcgtacgtggcgactaacccacgtacgttgactgtttgggtgtttggatagttaagtgtggtcttggaagggcttgtGAAGGCCCTGTGttggtggctatgaagggcGGTACACAGCGTACCAAACCGTGTATAGTGGAGGTCAGTCACACGCAGTGACTGTCCGTCatgtgcagtgattacccaccacataaagtggtagTTTGGGACCAtgggcttggctaagggaaatgaGGTGGAACTCTTGGTGGCGTCGATATGGCGCCACTGTGGCTCACGGCCACAGTTCTGGCCACACAGTGGAGGAAAGGCCGTGGgacagtgagagagagtgtgcgtgcatgggtggcagattgGGGCCATGGGAGGTTGgcttggcttggtggtggcttGAGGATGCCGAAGAGGGTGGTTACCCGCCGTGCGTGGCGGCGCACGGCGATGGGGGATGCACAACCCGTGCGTGCGTGAGGAGGAGAcccgtgcatggaggagaggccatgggcctctagtccaagggaggaggaagggggaggtaaggGGAGGTCCACGGTGAtgcctggtggccgtgggagcTACGCACGGCGACGCAcggtgaggaaatgggttagagacccatttcgggttcttgccgtggaaggagagggagggctgcacAACAAGGGCTGGCTTCGGTGGAGGAGGATGATGGCCGACAAGAGGAAAAGCTGCCGTGGGAGTGGTGGCGCAGTAGGacggtgcacggcggcgctacgtgcatcaagcccattcgagCTTTACACTTCtaaaagggagaaagggagagcatGAGGGAGAGATACCGGGATGGAGGGAAACCACAGATATAGAAGTGGTACCGTATCAAGGTTTTCACTGGACTCCGAGTTTTGATGAAGACAAAGAACCCTCTCTGGTTCCAATGTGGGTTGTACTTTTGGGACTACCTCCAAACTTCTATCATCAGTCCTTCCTGGAAACGATTACAGCCCCTATTGGTAGGTTCTTGCGGAGGGATAATGCGACCAAATGTGCCACACGAACTGATGGTCCTTGGGTGTGTCTCGAGATGGATGCAGCAAAAAAACCGTTACGTGGGATATGGATTGGTATTCCTCATAGGATAAccaatttgtatattgagattGAATATGAGAATTTGCTTGCTTTTTGCACTAGATGTAATACCCAAGggcataatttaaaaacttgtcGCTGGAAGGAAGGTGGAATGAAGGTGTCGGACCAGAAACAGGAGGAGGGTGAGGAAAGGAGGAAGGATTTGGTGTCAACAATGCAGGTGCATCAGGTGGATGACATGGTCGGGAAGCCTGTGGTTTTAGGTATTCAGGATTCTTTAATGGTACTGGAGCCTGTTCAAGTGATTTTGGAAATTGGAGGACCAAGTAACGAAGGTGTTATGGACCTTCAGTTGGAGGAAGGTGAGGTGGAGGATGATAATAGGGATAAGCAGGTGGCTGTGGGTGGCATTGAGTCTGACAATATGGACAGTGTTGAGTCTGGGCATGTGGGTTGCGGTGATGTTGAGAATGGGATTGGTGAGGAGGCTAAGAAGGTGAAGAAGGTTGACGTGGAGATTGGTGATAGCTATACGGAGAAATTGGTAAGTCCTTTGCTAGTGAAATCTATGGTGAACAAGGAGGTATGCTTGGTGCTAGAGCAAGTGCAACAGCCTGTTGCTGAAGTGTCGGAACTCATGAGTCATGTGATCATTGATGCTGCGGAAAAGTCAGGGCACAAGGTACGGGATGACAAGGCTGCGGTGAATCTGCCTGAACAGGTGGACCTAGACGTTGTGGATGCACATGTGACAGTGCTGATTGGGGGGTGGGCTTTAGAACTTGAAGGTAATTGTGTGGACCATTTGAGTGAAGCAAAAGACTGCCCTTCTGACTATGATTTTCCGAAAAAACAAAATGGTGTCAAAGGTGGTAGATTTCAATGAAGCTCGTCTCGAGTTCCTAGCAAACCCGCTTGATTAAATTTATGATGTGtaaatcgttttttttttttttggaatatctGTGGTCTGCATTCGTCATAGAAGTGGTTCTATAAATTGGTAAGGAAGTTgcatataaattttcttatggTGGCTGAGCCTTTTGTGAATGAGGAAAAAATGGAGGTGTTAAAAAGTTGCTTGAAGTTTGAGGCATGTTATTCGAATCAGCAGGTTGGTGGTAAGCTATGGTTGTTTTGGGGGAAGGGGGAAGGATCTGCAGGTCATGGTACTGAGTTCGAGTGCCCAACATGTTACAGTTTCTATATTATTTGACTCTCATCCGATTGTTGTTTCCGTGGTCTATGCTAAATGTAACTATTTGGAACGTAGAGAGTTGTGGAGCCAGCTCCAACTAGATTTGCCGACTGATGACCCATGGCTTTGTATTggggattttaacattattcgtGAAGATATGGAGCAACGTGGTGGTCGACCTCGATTGTGGGTGGCCATGGAAGATTTTAATGACTTTATTGATTCTTGTGGCCTGACTGAGATGAAGTCGGTTGGGAGTAAATTTTCTTGGTGCAATGGTCAAAAGGGGATGGCTTGCTCTTGCTCGAAGCTTGATCGTTGTTTGTTAAACCCAGTGGCTGCCAGTCTAATGTTTGAGGCGTTCGTGAAATAACTGCCTCGTACCATTCGGACCATGTGCCGATGTCCTTTGTGCTGAAGCCTCCTGCTTCTCGGTATGGTCCTTCCTCCTTTAAATTTGCAACAAATGTGGGTATCCCATGAGAATTTTAAAGATGTTGTTCAGGCATTTTGGCAAGAGTAGTCTGGGGATTTGGGTCTTTTTGTTTTAgcaggaaaattaaaaaagctgAAGCCGGTTCTTAAGGAATGGAATCTTAGAATTTTTGGGCGCACTGAGGATAATATTCAGAGATTAGAAAGGCAAATTGAACGTCTGGAAGGTTgtcttcaatctttttttttttcagaagagGTTGAGTCGGCTTTATTGCTTGTAGAGGATGAATTATCGATGTGGTTACAAAGAGAAGAAACTAGGTTGTCACAATAGGTGAAGCTCCATTGGATGGAAAAAGGGGAGGCATCGGCTCAATTCTTTAAGTCGTTTGCGTCCTTCTCGAAGCTTGTAGTGCAGGAGATGCACTTGCGGGATGGCTCTACCTTGGATAGTCCTGAAGCTATCCATCCGGGTGCAGTGGATTTTTTCAGCTCGTTTCTTAGTGCCCGACCTCGTAGAGACCTTCTGGTCCTGTCTTTGTATGTGGAGAAGACTGTTTTGGAGGAGGAAAGCAGTGGTCTTATACAGCTCCCTTCAATCCAAGAGGTGAAAGATGCTATGTTCTCAATCCCAACAGATAGTAGTCCGGGTCCAAATGGCTTTGGATCTGGATTCTATAGATCGTGTTGGGATATCATTGAAGCTGATGTGGTGGAAGCAGTAAGAGACCTCTTTCGTGGGATTCCTTCGCCGAGATTTTATTCGGCTTCTTACATTGTTCTTATTCCGAAAGTCCAACAACCTAGTGGTTTTGATAAGTTTCATCCGATAAGCTTATGTTCAGTAGTCTACAAGGTTTTCTCAAAAATTATGGTTCGTAGGCTGTCGCCTATTTTGAGTAAAATTGTCTCCCCGAAACAAGGTGCCTTCTTACCTGGTAGAAGTATTTATGAGAATATTGCTCTGGCCCAAGAAATGGTTCATATGATTAATAAACATGTTCGTGGTGGCAATGTACTTATTAAagtggatatggaaaaggcgtaTAATCTAGGATTTTCTTCTACACGTCATGAGCACGTTTGGTTTTTCTCGGCGTGTCTGTGAGCTAATCAAACAGTGTATATCCACCCCGTGGTTCTCTGTAGTTATGAATGGAACGACAAAAGAATTTTTCCCAAGTGGTCGTAGATTGCGACAAGGGGACTCGTTATccccctatttatttattttggtggaaGAAATTCTTTCTCAGTTGTTGAAGCATAATTTTGCGGCGGGTAAAATTGTTCCTTTTTCACATCCGCATGGTGCACCTTTAATTTCACATTTATTATATGCTGATGATGTTATTGTATTTGCCAATGGTGGACGATCCTCAATAAGAGTGATCAGGAACATTTTTGAGTTATATGCAGATTGGTCAGGTAAGAAGGTAAGCAAAGAGAAGTCTTCGATATTTTTCTCTAAGCGTATTCCTGCTGTTGTGAGACGGTATTCCTTACGCCTAACGTCTTTCACTGAAGGTCTGTTTCCTGTGAAATATATGGGGGCCCCTCTTATTGCTGGTCGTTTAAAGGTATTTGTTTTGATGGTCTATTGAGCCGAATTCGAGGTTGTTTGGGGGGGTGGAAAACAAATTTGTTGTCAGCTGGTGCTCGGGTTGTATTACTAAAGCATGTTGTATCTAGTATTCCAGTTCACTTGTTCTTTGTGATTCATGCGCCTAAGGCTGTACTGGATGCTTTGAATCGCCCCTTGAGCAATTTCTTCTGGGGTTTTTCGGATGGTAAGCCAAAGCGAAAATGGGTCGCGTGGCATAAGATTTGTACACCAATCCAGGAGGGAGGCTTGGGTTTGCAGAAGTTGGAGGAAGTTCAAAACGCCCTTTTCATGAAGTTTGCATGGAAGTTTTTGTCTCAACAATCACTATGGTCTCTTTTTTCCAAGGCTAAATATGTTAGAGATAGGCATGATACGTTGACGGACCAAAAAAAAGGCACTTCCTTTTGGCGTTGTGTTATGTCCATGATACCGAAAATCCTGAGTCATTCCTCATGGCGGGTTCGGGAGGGGGAGGTCTCGTTTTGGCATGACCCTTGGTTGGCGTCTGGAGCTCTAGTGAATGCCTGTAAGATCACGGATCAGCCTTGGTTGAAGATACGGGAATGTAGGCTCCAAGATGGCTGGGATGTGGAGTTGTTAAGAAGGTTAGTGGGCAAAAATAAGTTAGAAGAGATTCTGGAGTGCCTTGGTGATCCTAAGGAAGGAAAAGATTTACTTATATGGCAATCGAATACGAGTGGTGAATTCACATCAAAATCGGCTTGGGATTGCATTAGAGTTCATGCTCCGAAGATCACTTGGGCTAACTGGATTTGGAATTCGGCTTTGCCCAAGAAGTATTCGGTTACGTTGTGGAGAGCATTACATTTTGCCCTTAGTGTGGATGAGAGTTTGAAATCTTTGGGAGTTTCGTTGGTCTCCAAGTGCGAATGTTGTGCTCCTGGGAGTGTAGAGACTCAAGACCACGTACTTGCCACAGGGATGGTTACAGCGGAAATATGGCGT includes:
- the LOC121236546 gene encoding uncharacterized protein LOC121236546, producing MVLSSSAQHVTVSILFDSHPIVVSVVYAKCNYLERRELWSQLQLDLPTDDPWLCIGDFNIIREDMEQRGGRPRLWVAMEDFNDFIDSCGLTEMKSVGSKFSWCNGQKGMACSCSKLDRCLLNPVAASLMFEAFVK